A genomic segment from uncultured Desulfuromonas sp. encodes:
- a CDS encoding sigma-54 dependent transcriptional regulator has product MKHILVVDDEHNIRESITGILQDEGFQVTTCCDGASAIDTVTEEKPDLVLLDIWMPGMDGIETLTQLRSQYDDLQVIMMSGHATIETAVTATKLGAYDFIEKPLSLEKLLVCIHNALKVNELVEENKSLKAKIGKSYEIIGNSTPVKELKQQIAIAAPTSGWVLITGENGTGKELVARSIHRLSKRKDKPFVEVNCAAIPEDLIESELFGHEKGAFTGATSKRKGKFDLAHEGTLFLDEIGDMSLKTQAKVLRILQEHKFERVGGSKTIEVDVRVIAATNKNLEEEIKTGNFREDLFYRLNVLPFQVPSLRDRRDDIELLANYFLHSYCEKENTPIKELNPKAIELMQNYRWPGNVRELKNLIERLVIMTPGKVISATALPSELTKGHQAPDVSLEGLDLDTFKEAKEVFEREFIRSKLEENDWNVSKTAEAISIERSNLHRKIKSYGIELNKE; this is encoded by the coding sequence ATGAAGCACATACTTGTCGTTGACGACGAACACAACATTCGTGAAAGCATCACCGGCATCCTTCAGGACGAAGGTTTTCAGGTAACAACCTGCTGCGATGGTGCGTCTGCAATTGATACCGTCACTGAGGAAAAACCGGACTTAGTTCTTCTCGACATTTGGATGCCTGGAATGGATGGCATTGAAACCCTGACTCAGTTGCGAAGTCAATACGATGACCTGCAGGTGATCATGATGAGCGGCCATGCAACGATCGAGACCGCTGTCACAGCGACGAAACTCGGGGCATACGATTTCATTGAAAAACCACTTTCTCTCGAGAAACTATTGGTGTGTATCCACAATGCTCTTAAAGTGAATGAACTGGTTGAAGAGAATAAATCTCTCAAAGCGAAAATCGGCAAAAGCTATGAAATAATCGGCAACAGCACTCCAGTTAAAGAGCTTAAACAACAGATCGCTATTGCGGCTCCCACATCAGGCTGGGTATTAATTACTGGAGAAAATGGCACAGGTAAAGAACTGGTCGCCCGCTCTATTCATCGTCTGTCAAAACGAAAAGATAAGCCATTTGTCGAAGTCAATTGTGCGGCAATCCCTGAAGACTTAATTGAATCTGAATTGTTTGGCCATGAAAAAGGGGCCTTCACCGGTGCGACATCCAAACGTAAGGGGAAATTCGATTTAGCCCATGAAGGGACCTTATTTTTGGATGAGATCGGTGATATGAGCCTGAAAACTCAAGCAAAGGTTTTGAGGATTCTTCAAGAACATAAATTTGAGCGTGTAGGGGGTAGCAAAACCATCGAGGTTGATGTACGAGTCATTGCCGCAACCAATAAAAACCTCGAAGAGGAAATCAAAACAGGAAATTTTCGCGAGGACCTCTTCTACCGTCTGAATGTTTTACCATTTCAAGTCCCCTCTCTTCGCGACCGACGTGATGATATTGAGCTGTTAGCAAACTATTTCCTCCACTCCTATTGCGAGAAAGAAAATACACCGATCAAGGAGCTGAATCCAAAAGCGATCGAACTGATGCAGAATTACCGCTGGCCAGGTAATGTTCGAGAGCTGAAAAACCTGATTGAGCGTCTGGTTATCATGACCCCAGGAAAAGTGATCAGTGCGACGGCGCTGCCCAGCGAACTGACAAAAGGGCATCAGGCTCCTGACGTGAGTTTGGAAGGGCTCGATCTGGATACCTTCAAGGAAGCCAAGGAAGTTTTTGAACGGGAATTTATCCGCAGCAAGTTGGAGGAAAACGATTGGAATGTTTCTAAAACAGCTGAAGCCATATCTATCGAGCGCTCCAACCTTCATCGTAAAATCAAAAGCTACGGAATCGAGCTGAATAAGGAGTAA
- a CDS encoding ATP-binding protein, which produces MSKKPQTTEIRKRRREWGLILFIVALLFALPFFEKQIYEQTSQVQLSNNILVLALINMNILLIILFLFLIIRNLFKLFLERRRNIPGARLRTKLVVTFVSLSLIPTMLLFFASAGFITNSIENWFSNEIEKSLTESLDVAKTYYINSQSNALYYAKQLAEQIKNGKLLNEDKLEDLEVLISQKQKEYNLGIVEVFSSTHEELVRVANPEVPLSEFTDPGSDVIQEALQGELFTRITPVGKADLIRGVVPVRSNWNANDIVGVVVVNYHVPYSLVNKMQEISSSYQQYKEAQQLKGKVKQGYIAVLLLIALVIIFLATWFGFRLARSITVPLQELVIATKRISTDNLDVTLPVPGDDEIGILIDAFGTMTSALRDERIKIKLAHDELQNSNIELDQRRRYMEIVLKNVTAGVISVDSQGIITTINKSAENMLKIRSSRVLGKKYQEVVTTEQLQLIKGFLGELISSGKESIRRQISLSIQGQQLTLLLNVSSLHDENNQFMGTVVVFDDLTQLQKAQRMAAWREVARRIAHEIKNPLTPVQLSAQRLRRRYLDRFDKDDLVFDECTKMIITQVDELKNLVNEFSNFARMPASNPTSQDLNSIISETLVLYQQGHKDIRFNFKRAEEMERLNLDKEQIKRVIINLIDNAIHAIEDNDTPGEITLKTEVNTSLQMATLTISDNGCGIADADKPRMFEPYFSTKNTGTGLGLAIVATIISDHNGYIRVKDNTPKGTEIIIELPLSSVS; this is translated from the coding sequence ATGAGCAAAAAACCACAAACAACTGAGATCCGAAAGCGACGGCGCGAATGGGGTCTGATCCTGTTTATTGTCGCCCTGCTTTTTGCGCTGCCTTTTTTTGAAAAGCAGATCTATGAGCAGACGTCTCAGGTTCAGCTCTCCAACAATATTTTAGTACTTGCTTTGATCAACATGAACATTCTGTTGATCATTCTGTTCCTATTCCTGATTATCCGTAATCTCTTCAAACTCTTCCTGGAACGTCGGCGAAATATTCCTGGAGCGCGGCTTCGAACAAAACTGGTCGTTACGTTTGTGTCTTTGTCGCTTATCCCGACAATGTTACTCTTTTTCGCATCAGCCGGTTTCATTACGAACTCGATTGAAAACTGGTTTAGCAACGAAATTGAGAAATCACTCACCGAATCGCTTGATGTTGCAAAAACGTACTACATCAATTCTCAAAGCAATGCCTTGTATTACGCAAAACAGCTGGCAGAACAGATAAAAAACGGCAAGCTGCTCAATGAAGACAAACTTGAAGACCTTGAGGTCCTCATCAGCCAGAAGCAAAAAGAGTACAATCTGGGCATTGTCGAAGTTTTTTCTTCAACCCATGAAGAACTTGTCCGCGTTGCAAATCCGGAAGTCCCTCTTTCAGAATTTACTGATCCGGGTTCAGACGTCATTCAGGAAGCCCTGCAGGGCGAATTATTCACCCGCATTACTCCAGTCGGTAAGGCGGATTTAATCCGCGGGGTCGTCCCGGTGCGCTCCAATTGGAACGCTAATGACATCGTCGGTGTGGTGGTGGTTAACTACCATGTTCCTTACTCGCTCGTGAACAAGATGCAGGAAATCTCCTCCTCTTATCAACAATACAAGGAAGCTCAACAACTCAAAGGGAAAGTGAAACAAGGCTATATCGCCGTACTGTTATTGATTGCCCTCGTTATCATCTTTTTGGCGACCTGGTTCGGCTTCCGCCTGGCACGCAGTATTACCGTCCCGCTACAAGAGCTGGTCATTGCCACCAAGCGCATCAGTACGGATAATCTTGATGTGACCCTACCTGTTCCGGGAGATGATGAGATTGGTATTCTCATCGACGCATTCGGCACCATGACCTCAGCGCTTCGTGACGAGAGAATAAAAATTAAACTGGCTCACGATGAGTTACAGAATTCCAATATCGAGCTTGATCAACGACGTCGTTACATGGAGATTGTCCTGAAGAACGTCACGGCTGGCGTTATCTCTGTAGACAGTCAGGGTATCATTACCACCATCAACAAATCTGCCGAAAACATGCTTAAAATTCGCAGCAGTCGCGTTCTCGGCAAAAAATACCAAGAGGTTGTCACCACGGAACAACTCCAACTCATCAAAGGCTTTCTCGGGGAATTGATCAGTTCAGGAAAAGAATCAATTCGCCGCCAGATTTCACTCAGCATTCAAGGCCAGCAACTGACACTTCTGCTGAATGTCTCCAGTCTACATGATGAGAACAACCAGTTTATGGGAACGGTCGTTGTTTTTGACGACCTGACTCAACTGCAAAAAGCGCAGCGCATGGCCGCATGGCGGGAAGTTGCCCGTCGCATCGCCCACGAAATCAAGAATCCGTTAACACCGGTCCAGCTCTCCGCCCAACGACTGCGACGACGTTATCTCGACCGATTTGATAAAGATGATCTGGTTTTTGATGAATGTACCAAAATGATCATCACTCAAGTTGATGAATTAAAAAACCTTGTTAACGAATTCTCAAACTTTGCCCGCATGCCGGCAAGTAATCCTACCTCTCAGGATCTGAACAGTATTATCAGTGAAACTCTGGTCCTTTATCAGCAGGGCCATAAAGATATTCGCTTCAATTTCAAAAGAGCTGAAGAGATGGAGCGCTTAAACCTTGATAAAGAGCAGATTAAACGCGTCATCATCAACCTGATTGACAATGCGATTCATGCGATTGAGGACAATGATACTCCGGGTGAAATCACCTTAAAAACGGAGGTCAACACTAGCCTGCAAATGGCAACATTAACCATCAGCGACAATGGTTGCGGCATTGCGGACGCAGACAAACCACGGATGTTTGAGCCTTATTTTTCAACTAAGAACACCGGCACCGGGCTTGGGCTTGCGATTGTTGCGACAATCATTTCAGACCATAACGGCTACATTCGGGTTAAGGACAACACCCCGAAAGGCACAGAAATCATCATAGAACTTCCACTGTCATCCGTTTCATAA
- the lpxC gene encoding UDP-3-O-acyl-N-acetylglucosamine deacetylase — protein sequence MIYQCTIAKPIEISGIGLHTGSTITMKLRPAPAGTGIIFHRTEGDKTRSIEALSCNVVDTRMATVLGKGDLSVSTVEHFMAALTACHIDNLHVYIDGPEVPIMDGSAAPFIARLQEAGISRHNRSRKVLAISKPITVVDGEKRVSIIPSRFFKVTFDLSFDHPCIRQQHKSVNLSAETLCQEVAAARTFGFYEEVEYLKSIGLARGGSLDNAIVIGKDKILNPDGLRYADEFVRHKILDTIGDFGLLGYSLLGHIKSYKAGHDINHKMVEKILASPDCWRLVEFSDSDLQEALRLPVPALQTDLAWAEF from the coding sequence ATGATCTATCAATGTACAATTGCCAAACCTATTGAAATTAGTGGCATTGGCTTACATACAGGTTCTACAATCACCATGAAACTGCGCCCGGCACCTGCCGGGACCGGAATTATTTTCCATCGCACAGAAGGCGACAAAACGCGTTCAATCGAAGCATTATCGTGTAATGTCGTCGATACGCGTATGGCAACTGTTCTTGGCAAAGGCGATTTAAGTGTTTCAACCGTGGAACACTTCATGGCAGCGCTGACCGCTTGTCACATTGACAATCTTCACGTTTATATCGACGGCCCTGAAGTTCCGATTATGGATGGCAGCGCAGCACCTTTTATTGCACGTTTGCAGGAAGCCGGGATCTCCCGCCACAACCGCAGCCGTAAAGTTCTGGCGATCAGCAAACCGATCACCGTAGTTGATGGAGAGAAGCGGGTCAGCATTATCCCGTCCCGTTTTTTCAAAGTCACCTTCGATCTCTCGTTTGATCACCCTTGTATTCGCCAACAGCATAAGTCGGTCAACCTGAGCGCCGAAACCCTGTGCCAGGAAGTCGCGGCAGCACGCACCTTTGGTTTTTATGAAGAAGTCGAATACCTGAAATCCATTGGCTTGGCTCGTGGCGGTTCTCTTGATAACGCGATTGTCATCGGCAAAGACAAAATTCTCAATCCGGACGGATTGCGCTACGCGGATGAATTTGTGCGCCATAAAATCCTTGATACCATCGGCGACTTCGGTTTGTTGGGTTATTCACTGCTGGGCCATATCAAGTCTTACAAGGCTGGCCATGACATCAACCACAAGATGGTTGAAAAAATTCTTGCCTCTCCTGACTGCTGGCGCCTGGTGGAATTTTCAGATTCAGACCTTCAGGAAGCTTTACGCCTGCCGGTACCTGCTCTGCAAACCGATTTAGCTTGGGCTGAGTTTTAA
- a CDS encoding AarF/UbiB family protein, with product MLPLLHLNRNLRSLNRYREVLAVLVSHGFGHVLDELNLDYYIELGRRLVKRDNRKRELEKLPPEVRLRMALEELGPTFIKLGQILSARPDILPASYINELNKLQNDVHPVELSAIKNQLLQELGAPVNELFSEFSVQPVAAASIAQVHHAKLFDGTAVAVKVRRPDIERIIETDLDILESLSSLLENHTEPEQMFSPREIVREFRRTLYRELDFTKEGHTLGRFREHFRDSRTVTIPEVYWELTTDAVLTMEYIDGIKISDINALRKAGHNLKELANNGANAFLNQVLLFGLFHADPHPGNIFVLPDSSLCFIDLGMVGHVDEDLRQQLVSLLLGIFKRDTDLLVSVMLSERDRSKEINISRLKRDLSEFIDDYYQIPLEHINFFKLITEFIDLMRRHHIKFPTDLMLLSKAMVTIEGIGRQLDPEFNLIEQIKPTAVELMQHRLSTSHLGKETTQIFRSYFDVIKSLPHEIKELLLRFNSNSFKIDLEHRGLEKLITDLDKASNRLSFSFIIGSLIIGSSLIIQTDSGPHLFGLPALGLLGYAFAAALGLWLALGILRSGRL from the coding sequence ATGCTGCCACTGCTCCATCTCAACCGCAATCTGCGCTCACTGAATCGTTATCGTGAAGTCCTTGCCGTTCTGGTCTCTCACGGCTTCGGCCATGTTCTAGATGAGCTCAATCTGGACTACTATATTGAGCTGGGTAGAAGGCTGGTCAAGCGCGACAACAGAAAACGCGAGCTGGAAAAGCTTCCTCCAGAAGTGCGTTTGCGCATGGCGCTGGAAGAACTCGGGCCGACCTTTATCAAACTGGGGCAGATCCTCTCTGCCCGACCAGACATCCTCCCTGCATCGTATATCAACGAGCTGAACAAACTACAGAACGACGTCCATCCGGTTGAGCTGTCTGCCATCAAAAATCAGCTCCTCCAGGAGCTCGGTGCCCCCGTAAACGAGTTGTTTAGTGAATTCTCGGTACAGCCGGTTGCTGCGGCCTCCATTGCTCAGGTTCACCACGCAAAGCTTTTTGACGGGACCGCGGTTGCCGTTAAAGTGAGACGCCCTGATATCGAGCGCATTATCGAGACGGATCTCGACATTCTGGAAAGCCTGTCGTCGCTGTTGGAGAACCATACAGAACCAGAGCAGATGTTTTCACCCCGAGAGATCGTTCGCGAATTCCGGCGCACACTGTATCGGGAATTGGACTTCACCAAAGAGGGCCATACCCTTGGACGCTTTCGCGAACATTTTCGCGATTCACGGACCGTAACGATCCCGGAAGTTTATTGGGAATTAACGACGGATGCTGTCCTGACCATGGAATACATCGACGGTATCAAAATTTCCGACATCAATGCACTGCGAAAAGCCGGTCACAACTTGAAAGAATTGGCCAATAACGGTGCCAATGCCTTTCTCAATCAGGTGCTTCTATTTGGGCTCTTTCATGCCGACCCCCACCCGGGCAACATCTTTGTCCTGCCTGACTCCAGTTTATGTTTTATCGATCTGGGGATGGTCGGGCATGTGGATGAGGATTTGCGCCAACAACTGGTCAGCCTTCTACTCGGCATCTTCAAACGGGATACAGACCTGCTTGTCTCCGTCATGCTGTCTGAACGGGATCGCTCCAAAGAGATTAACATCTCACGCCTTAAACGTGACTTATCCGAGTTTATTGACGACTACTACCAGATCCCTCTTGAACATATCAATTTCTTCAAATTGATTACGGAATTTATCGATTTGATGCGTCGCCATCACATCAAGTTTCCGACAGACCTGATGCTGCTCTCAAAAGCCATGGTCACCATTGAGGGGATAGGTCGCCAGCTTGATCCCGAATTTAATCTTATCGAACAGATCAAACCAACGGCTGTCGAATTAATGCAACACCGGTTGTCCACAAGCCATCTTGGCAAAGAGACAACACAAATTTTCCGCTCTTACTTTGATGTCATCAAATCGCTTCCCCACGAAATCAAAGAGCTTCTGCTTCGTTTTAACAGCAACAGTTTCAAGATAGATCTTGAGCATCGAGGGCTTGAAAAACTGATTACAGACCTGGACAAAGCCAGCAACCGCTTGTCATTCAGCTTCATTATCGGCTCGTTGATCATAGGGTCATCCCTGATCATCCAGACAGACAGCGGGCCTCACCTCTTTGGACTTCCCGCACTGGGTCTTCTTGGTTACGCGTTTGCAGCGGCTTTAGGCCTCTGGCTGGCCCTCGGCATCCTTCGTTCTGGACGCCTCTAG
- a CDS encoding phasin family protein, which yields MLEIIEKTLLTALGAASMSQKKAEELGQELKQRLNLSEEEGKALVDKLKKNASEKQNELEEQAKNEVVKACERIGLVSREEFNQLADRVSQLEKQQSSN from the coding sequence ATGCTTGAAATTATTGAAAAAACTCTTTTAACAGCCCTGGGTGCGGCATCCATGTCACAGAAAAAAGCTGAGGAGCTGGGCCAGGAACTCAAGCAACGCCTCAACCTTTCTGAAGAGGAAGGCAAGGCGCTGGTTGATAAACTGAAAAAAAACGCCTCCGAAAAACAAAACGAGCTTGAGGAGCAGGCCAAAAACGAAGTGGTAAAAGCCTGTGAGCGCATTGGCCTGGTTTCCCGTGAAGAATTTAACCAGCTAGCTGATCGTGTAAGCCAACTCGAAAAGCAGCAATCCAGCAACTGA
- the ruvB gene encoding Holliday junction branch migration DNA helicase RuvB, giving the protein MTDRLISAEFSNEDNVDNPLRPRTLNEYIGQEKAKENLEVFIQAALDRNEALDHVLFYGPPGLGKTTLANIIASEMGVSIKSTSGPVIEKAGDLAAILTNLEEGDVLFIDEIHRLSPVVEEILYPAMEDYQIDIMIGQGPSARTIKLDIPRFTLVGATTRAGLLSSPLRDRFGVICRLQFYSHEQLAIIVKRSATILGVPIDEQGAIEIARRSRGTPRIANRLLRRVRDFAQLQNNGKINCAIADTALTRLEVDKIGFDHMDCLMLQTIMDKFSGGPVGLDTLAAAIGEEKDTIEEVIEPYLLQQGYINRTPRGRMVTELAYRHFHRRPQGKQADMFSPEK; this is encoded by the coding sequence ATGACGGACCGCCTGATCAGTGCCGAATTCAGCAATGAAGACAATGTCGACAATCCATTGCGCCCCCGCACTCTCAATGAATACATCGGCCAGGAAAAAGCCAAGGAGAACTTGGAGGTTTTCATTCAGGCAGCCCTTGATCGCAATGAAGCCCTCGACCACGTCCTGTTCTACGGCCCACCCGGCTTAGGAAAAACAACCCTGGCCAACATCATCGCCAGTGAAATGGGCGTCAGTATTAAAAGCACCTCCGGCCCGGTCATCGAAAAGGCAGGCGACCTTGCCGCCATCCTGACCAACCTTGAAGAAGGCGATGTGCTGTTTATTGATGAAATCCACCGCCTCTCTCCGGTGGTGGAAGAAATTCTCTATCCGGCCATGGAAGATTACCAGATCGACATCATGATCGGGCAAGGACCTTCTGCACGGACGATTAAACTGGACATCCCCCGCTTTACCCTGGTCGGTGCAACAACCCGGGCCGGCCTGCTCTCTTCGCCGCTGCGTGATCGTTTTGGCGTAATCTGTCGCCTGCAATTCTACAGTCACGAGCAATTGGCCATTATCGTCAAGCGCAGTGCGACCATCCTCGGCGTGCCCATTGACGAACAAGGCGCCATTGAAATTGCCCGTCGCAGCCGCGGCACACCGCGTATCGCCAATCGTCTGCTCCGTCGGGTCCGTGATTTTGCCCAGCTCCAGAACAATGGCAAAATTAACTGTGCCATTGCTGACACAGCACTGACCCGCCTTGAGGTTGACAAAATCGGCTTTGACCATATGGACTGCCTGATGCTGCAAACCATCATGGACAAATTTTCCGGTGGGCCGGTAGGCCTGGATACCCTCGCTGCGGCTATCGGTGAAGAGAAAGACACTATCGAGGAGGTCATCGAACCCTACCTGCTCCAGCAGGGCTACATCAACCGAACCCCGCGAGGACGCATGGTCACCGAGTTGGCCTATCGCCATTTTCATCGACGCCCCCAGGGCAAACAAGCCGACATGTTTTCCCCTGAAAAATAA
- the ruvA gene encoding Holliday junction branch migration protein RuvA — translation MIARLCGTIVSKSIDQVIVDVNGVGYQVSVPLSSFYQLEENHAATLQIYTHVREDALQLFGFQTMDEKQMFVLLLSISGIGPKVALNILSHMDCHALRDCLIQEDAKRLATLPGIGKKTADRLILELREKVRKLYPQQPQTATMTEDTPLHQGNHHDDALSALINLGYKEKQASAALSRLTSEFSSMEEMLKAALKQLSQ, via the coding sequence ATGATTGCCCGACTGTGCGGAACCATTGTCAGCAAAAGTATCGATCAGGTGATCGTTGACGTCAACGGTGTGGGCTATCAGGTCAGCGTACCACTTTCCAGTTTTTACCAACTCGAAGAGAACCACGCGGCCACCCTGCAGATCTACACGCATGTCCGTGAAGACGCTTTGCAACTGTTTGGATTTCAGACCATGGATGAAAAGCAGATGTTTGTTTTGCTGCTGTCCATTTCCGGCATCGGTCCCAAGGTTGCGCTGAACATTCTGTCACACATGGATTGTCACGCCTTACGGGACTGCCTGATCCAGGAAGACGCCAAACGCTTGGCCACCCTGCCGGGGATCGGTAAAAAAACTGCCGACAGACTGATTCTGGAACTGCGCGAAAAAGTGCGTAAACTCTATCCGCAGCAGCCCCAAACAGCGACAATGACCGAGGACACCCCCCTTCATCAGGGTAACCATCACGACGATGCCCTCTCCGCCCTGATTAATCTTGGCTACAAAGAGAAACAGGCCAGTGCAGCACTCTCCCGCCTGACCAGTGAATTCAGCAGCATGGAAGAGATGCTCAAAGCCGCCCTCAAGCAGCTCAGCCAATAG
- the ruvC gene encoding crossover junction endodeoxyribonuclease RuvC has product MRILGIDPGTRITGYGIIDQQGNRLRHVDNGAIYTQSSDALPKRLKKIHDGLSEIILQYRPDAVAIEQVFVAKNALSALKLGQARGAAIVASVNAELPVSEYSALQVKSAVVGYGKAAKSQVQQMVKALMNLPEIAQEDASDALAVAICHAHSAHVNSQVHQALKPAPATRRRLR; this is encoded by the coding sequence ATGCGCATTCTTGGCATTGATCCGGGGACCCGGATTACCGGCTACGGCATTATCGACCAACAGGGCAACCGCCTACGTCATGTTGACAATGGGGCAATCTACACCCAAAGCAGTGATGCGTTGCCCAAGCGATTAAAAAAAATCCATGACGGGCTGAGTGAGATCATCCTTCAATACCGTCCTGACGCTGTTGCGATCGAGCAGGTTTTTGTCGCCAAGAATGCCCTGTCGGCACTGAAACTCGGCCAAGCACGCGGTGCGGCCATTGTCGCCAGTGTCAATGCGGAATTGCCGGTATCCGAATACAGTGCCCTACAGGTTAAAAGTGCCGTAGTCGGTTACGGAAAGGCGGCAAAAAGCCAGGTACAACAGATGGTTAAAGCGCTGATGAATCTCCCCGAGATTGCCCAGGAGGACGCATCAGATGCTCTGGCCGTTGCCATCTGCCACGCCCACAGCGCCCATGTCAACAGTCAGGTTCATCAGGCCCTGAAACCTGCACCTGCCACCAGAAGAAGGTTACGATGA
- a CDS encoding YebC/PmpR family DNA-binding transcriptional regulator — translation MAGHSKWANIKHRKGAQDAKRGKIFTKLIKEITVAAKIGGGDLEANPRLRTAVDKAKGGNMPKDTIERAIKKGTGDLDGVNYEEGTMEGYGPGGVAVLVEILTDNRTRTVADVRHCFTKNNGSLGVDGSVAFLFDRKGLIVINNEADFDTIFEVALENGAEDVKDEGESYEVITEPNEFATVRDALAEQGIEFESAEITMIPQNTVALEGKKAEQMLKLMDMLEDNDDVQNVYTNADIDDDVIAELFG, via the coding sequence ATGGCAGGTCACAGTAAGTGGGCAAACATCAAACACCGCAAAGGCGCTCAGGATGCGAAACGCGGAAAAATCTTCACCAAGCTGATCAAAGAAATCACCGTAGCCGCAAAAATCGGTGGCGGCGACCTTGAGGCCAACCCGCGACTGCGCACGGCTGTAGATAAAGCTAAAGGTGGTAACATGCCCAAAGACACCATTGAGCGTGCCATCAAAAAAGGTACCGGCGATCTTGACGGCGTGAACTACGAAGAAGGCACCATGGAGGGTTACGGCCCCGGAGGCGTAGCCGTTCTGGTTGAAATCTTGACGGACAACCGCACCCGTACCGTTGCCGACGTTCGTCACTGTTTTACGAAAAATAACGGCAGCCTCGGCGTAGACGGTTCCGTTGCTTTCCTGTTTGACCGCAAAGGCCTGATCGTTATTAATAACGAGGCTGACTTTGACACGATCTTTGAAGTTGCTTTGGAAAATGGCGCCGAGGACGTGAAGGACGAGGGCGAAAGCTACGAAGTCATCACTGAGCCCAATGAGTTTGCTACCGTGCGCGATGCGCTCGCTGAGCAAGGCATTGAATTTGAAAGTGCCGAGATCACGATGATCCCGCAAAACACCGTTGCCTTGGAAGGCAAAAAAGCCGAGCAGATGCTCAAACTGATGGATATGCTCGAAGACAACGATGACGTGCAAAATGTTTACACCAATGCCGACATCGACGACGATGTGATTGCGGAACTGTTCGGCTAA